The nucleotide sequence CCGGAGACTGCCATCCCGCTGCTGCCCGAGCAGCTCCCCGAGGGCTACCTGGGCGCGCTGGCGAAGGACGTGGTGGACGACGGGCGGGCGGCGCTGATCGGCATTCCCCTGGGCAATTTCCAGCAGGGCTACACCAACTCCGTCATCGGCCTGAAGCCCCAGGCCCCGGTCTACCGCTTCGACAAGCACCACCTGGTGCCCTTCGGCGAGTTCATCCCGCCGCTGTTCCGCTGGTTCACCGACCTGATGAACATCCCCCTGGGCGATTTCAATCGCGGCGCCGTCGGCCAGCCCTCGTTCGCGTGGCAGGGCCAGCGCCTGGCGCCCAACATCTGCTACGAGGACCTGTTCGGCGAGGAACTGGGTGCGCGCTTCGCCGACCCGGCGACCGCGCCCACCATCTTCGTCAACGTCAGCAACATCGCCTGGTTCGGCAACACGGTGGCCATCGACCAGCACCTGCAGATCAGCCGCATGCGCGCCCTGGAGTTCCGCCGGCCCGTGGTCCGGGCCACCAACACCGGCGCCACGGCCGTCATCGACCACCGGGGCGTGGTGACGCACCGGCTCCAACGCCACACCCGCGGCGTGCTCGGCGCGCAGGTGGAGGGCCGCCAGGGCCTGACGCCCTTTGCGCGATGGATCGCGGCGGCCGGGCTGTGGCCTTACTGGATGCTTGGTGTTGCTATTGTTTTGATAGCTTCCGGCGCCCGCCGGCTCCGGGCTGCGCCGCGGGAAATGCCGCTGCAACCGCGGCGGACGCAGGGCCGTGCCCCGTAAAATCGCGGGCCATGCTCACCTTCCAGCAAATCATCCTCAAGCTGCAGTCGTACTGGGACGCGCAGGGCTGCGCGCTGCTGCAGCCGTACGACATGGAGGTCGGCGCCGGCACCTCGCACACCGCCACCTTCCTGCGCGCGCTGGGGCCCGAGCCCTGGAAGGCCGCCTACGTGCAGCCCAGCCGCCGGCCCAAGGACGGCCGCTACGGCGAGAACCCCAACCGCCTGCAGCACTACTACCAGTACCAGGTGGTGCTCAAGCCCGCGCCGGCCAACATCCTGGAGCTGTACCTGGGGTCGCTGGAGGCGCTGGGGTTCGACCTGAAGAAGAACGACATCCGCTTCGTCGAGGACGACTGGGAGAACCCGACGCTGGGCGCCTGGGGCCTGGGCTGGGAGGTCTGGCTCAATGGCATGGAGGTCACGCAGTTCACCTACTTCCAGCAGGTCGGCGGCATCGACTGCAAGCCCATCACCGGCGAGATCACCTACGGCCTGGAGCGGCTGGCGATGTACCTGCAGGGCGTGGAGAACGTGTACGACCTGACCTGGACCCAGGGACCTGATGGAACGAAGTTGAGTTATGGCGACGTCTACCTGCAAAACGAGAAGGAGCAATCGGCCTACAACTTCGAGCACAGCGACGCCGAGTTCCTGTTCACCGCCTTCGCCGCCCACGAGCGCCAGGCCAAGCACCTGGTGGAGCGGCAGCTCGCGCTGCCGGCCTACGAGCAGGTGCTCAAGGCAGCGCACAGCTTCAACCTGC is from Ramlibacter tataouinensis TTB310 and encodes:
- the glyQ gene encoding glycine--tRNA ligase subunit alpha, yielding MLTFQQIILKLQSYWDAQGCALLQPYDMEVGAGTSHTATFLRALGPEPWKAAYVQPSRRPKDGRYGENPNRLQHYYQYQVVLKPAPANILELYLGSLEALGFDLKKNDIRFVEDDWENPTLGAWGLGWEVWLNGMEVTQFTYFQQVGGIDCKPITGEITYGLERLAMYLQGVENVYDLTWTQGPDGTKLSYGDVYLQNEKEQSAYNFEHSDAEFLFTAFAAHERQAKHLVERQLALPAYEQVLKAAHSFNLLDARGAISVTERAAYIGRIRNLARSVAQSYYDSRERLGFPMAPAEWVAQLQKKAA